A single genomic interval of Spirosoma linguale DSM 74 harbors:
- a CDS encoding cytochrome oxidase assembly (PFAM: cytochrome oxidase assembly~KEGG: mca:MCA1778 cytochrome oxidase assembly protein), translating to MTSSNSLINKKEQRFQSLAFLTVIVIYLLILAGGIVRGTGSGMGCPDWPKCFGQWIPPTEISQLPANYQEIYGAKLKGEIEFNAVKTWIEYINRLLGVLSGFLVFATLITSFTYLRKDKAIILGSIVAFLMIGVNGWLGSRVVATELAQYMITLHLLLAVVVVFALLFVLIRANVNKLQQERSAKNTGGVKLLLIVVMTLTLGQIVLGAQVRDALDSVVKQLGYAQRSEWIEGLDWRFYVHRSFSLVLFGLHVLVLYRLRKQSTSIIIRRLTNYLIALVVAEIGTGIIMAYLGVPAVAQPIHLLLAILIVGLQFSVSILLTPKLLTAGDSHRMSQLVQA from the coding sequence ATGACCAGTTCAAACAGCCTCATTAATAAAAAAGAACAGCGCTTCCAGAGTCTGGCTTTTCTAACGGTAATTGTTATCTATCTGCTCATTCTTGCAGGTGGTATCGTTAGAGGCACAGGCTCTGGAATGGGCTGTCCCGATTGGCCAAAATGCTTTGGTCAATGGATTCCCCCAACGGAGATTTCGCAACTTCCTGCAAATTATCAGGAAATCTACGGAGCGAAGCTCAAAGGAGAGATCGAGTTCAACGCCGTTAAAACCTGGATTGAATACATCAATCGATTGTTAGGCGTTCTCTCTGGTTTCCTCGTGTTTGCTACCCTTATTACTTCCTTTACTTACCTACGGAAAGATAAAGCAATCATTTTAGGAAGTATTGTCGCTTTTCTAATGATTGGTGTCAATGGCTGGTTAGGCTCACGTGTTGTAGCTACTGAATTAGCTCAATACATGATCACACTGCACCTTTTGTTGGCAGTTGTCGTTGTCTTCGCCCTGCTATTTGTACTGATTCGTGCAAATGTGAATAAGCTTCAGCAAGAGCGTAGTGCAAAAAATACTGGTGGAGTAAAGTTGTTGCTTATTGTAGTGATGACACTAACGTTAGGGCAAATTGTACTTGGTGCCCAGGTTAGGGACGCACTTGATTCCGTTGTGAAGCAATTAGGATATGCACAACGGTCTGAATGGATTGAAGGATTGGATTGGCGTTTTTATGTACATCGCTCCTTTTCATTAGTTCTGTTCGGTTTACATGTACTTGTCCTGTATCGACTCAGAAAACAGAGTACATCAATAATCATCCGCAGACTGACCAACTATCTGATTGCGCTAGTTGTTGCAGAGATAGGCACGGGCATAATCATGGCTTACCTGGGTGTGCCAGCTGTAGCTCAACCAATTCATCTCCTGTTAGCCATCTTGATCGTAGGGTTACAGTTTTCTGTTAGCATCCTGCTAACTCCCAAACTTCTAACAGCAGGAGACAGCCACCGCATGTCTCAACTAGTACAAGCTTAG
- a CDS encoding protoheme IX farnesyltransferase (TIGRFAM: protoheme IX farnesyltransferase~PFAM: UbiA prenyltransferase~KEGG: COX10; COX10 (CYTOCHROME C OXIDASE 10); prenyltransferase ; K02257 protoheme IX farnesyltransferase): MEKILAIATLNGKAKAYIELIKLKLTLAVVFSGVFGYCLASDTVIWWKIIVLTIASICITGAANIINQIIEKESDKVMKRTAVRPLPTERLSVNEAAVFAFLLFGIGCYLFVEVFNIRAAALAVLSLLLYGFVYTPLKQKGQIAVFVGALPGAFPPMIGWVAATNHFGWAPGILFAIQFFWQFPHFWAIGWLAFDEYKKAGIQMMPGDGKTAETAYKIMIYTLFLVPVGWLPYMLGVTGIFSALIATVGGILFLAQTFHLMRTCTDKAALQMMFGSLLYLPVVQIVYLLDKV, encoded by the coding sequence ATGGAAAAAATACTGGCAATAGCCACTCTCAACGGGAAAGCAAAAGCGTACATTGAATTAATCAAGTTAAAACTGACGCTGGCGGTCGTTTTTTCGGGCGTCTTCGGGTATTGCCTGGCATCAGATACTGTAATTTGGTGGAAGATTATTGTGTTAACAATTGCTTCTATTTGCATTACCGGAGCCGCAAACATTATCAACCAAATCATAGAGAAAGAGTCTGATAAAGTGATGAAGCGTACTGCTGTGCGCCCATTGCCAACAGAGCGTTTGTCTGTGAATGAAGCGGCCGTTTTTGCCTTTTTATTGTTTGGTATTGGGTGCTATCTGTTCGTTGAAGTATTCAACATAAGAGCAGCCGCGCTGGCCGTTCTCTCGCTTTTGCTGTATGGGTTTGTGTATACTCCACTCAAACAGAAGGGGCAAATAGCGGTGTTTGTTGGCGCTTTGCCTGGTGCGTTTCCGCCAATGATCGGATGGGTAGCGGCTACAAACCATTTTGGCTGGGCTCCCGGAATCTTATTCGCCATTCAATTCTTTTGGCAGTTCCCCCACTTCTGGGCTATTGGCTGGTTAGCTTTTGACGAGTACAAAAAAGCCGGTATTCAGATGATGCCTGGCGACGGTAAAACTGCGGAAACAGCTTATAAGATAATGATCTATACGCTGTTTCTTGTACCTGTTGGCTGGTTGCCTTACATGCTAGGGGTAACGGGTATCTTTTCAGCGCTGATAGCAACAGTTGGCGGAATCTTGTTCCTGGCACAAACGTTCCACTTAATGAGAACCTGTACGGATAAAGCAGCCTTGCAAATGATGTTTGGTTCATTGCTGTATTTGCCCGTTGTACAGATTGTTTATCTACTGGATAAAGTATAA
- a CDS encoding cytochrome c oxidase subunit III (PFAM: cytochrome c oxidase subunit III~KEGG: sme:SMc01984 cytochrome-C oxidase transmembrane protein): MSELVNDISIVEEPQETLSMNPRKFIMWLFVVSIIMLFAAMTSAYLVRRAEGNWLEYDIPSIFSYSTIVLVVSSLTMHWAYLAAKKDNFTGLRIAITITFVLGAVFLYMQFQGWVDLVNENVFFVGNPAGSFMYIFTGLHGFHLISGLVVLIFALVASFRFRIHAKSLNQLEIAATYWHFLDILWLYLFFFLVYFH, from the coding sequence ATGAGTGAGTTAGTCAACGATATTTCCATTGTAGAAGAGCCGCAGGAGACGCTCTCAATGAACCCCCGTAAGTTTATTATGTGGTTGTTTGTTGTGAGCATCATCATGCTCTTTGCCGCTATGACGAGTGCTTATCTCGTACGCAGAGCGGAAGGTAACTGGCTGGAATATGATATTCCCAGCATCTTCTCATACAGTACAATTGTGCTAGTTGTTAGTAGTCTTACAATGCACTGGGCTTATCTGGCTGCAAAAAAAGACAACTTTACAGGGCTGAGAATAGCGATAACTATTACTTTTGTACTCGGAGCGGTCTTTTTGTATATGCAGTTCCAGGGTTGGGTTGATTTAGTGAACGAAAATGTGTTTTTCGTTGGTAACCCGGCCGGTTCATTCATGTACATTTTTACCGGTCTACACGGCTTTCACCTCATTTCGGGTTTAGTCGTTCTGATATTTGCGCTAGTCGCTTCATTTCGGTTCCGTATTCATGCTAAAAGCCTGAATCAACTGGAGATTGCAGCAACTTACTGGCATTTTTTAGACATTTTGTGGTTGTATTTGTTTTTCTTTTTAGTCTATTTTCATTGA
- a CDS encoding cytochrome c oxidase subunit III (PFAM: cytochrome c oxidase subunit III~KEGG: lch:Lcho_0251 cytochrome c oxidase subunit III), translating into MAATVTHDTLTTDSEQVFDKKTWMGGVEPMKVSYGKLMMWFFLISDTFTFSALLVTYGLIRYSYPAWDPAVFGEVFKFSNLYWPTPEKVYNSVPFLHGVDLPLIFVGIMTFILIFSSVTMVLAVEAGHRMDRKDVEKYMLWTILGGFTFLGSQAWEWSHFIHGTETGTTITELINGQAIQRTIFGANLVENQYGPPAFADLFFFITGFHGTHVFSGVVLNILIFYRASTGLYERRGHYEMVEKVGLYWHFVDLVWVFVFTFFYLV; encoded by the coding sequence ATGGCGGCTACTGTAACGCACGATACCCTGACGACCGATTCGGAGCAAGTGTTCGATAAGAAAACCTGGATGGGTGGAGTTGAACCTATGAAAGTGAGCTACGGCAAGCTGATGATGTGGTTCTTCCTGATCTCGGATACCTTCACCTTTTCGGCTCTATTAGTAACGTATGGCCTGATTCGGTACAGCTACCCAGCCTGGGATCCAGCAGTATTCGGTGAAGTGTTCAAATTCTCGAACCTCTATTGGCCAACCCCAGAGAAGGTATATAACTCAGTTCCATTTCTACATGGCGTTGATTTACCTCTTATTTTCGTGGGTATCATGACGTTCATTCTTATCTTCAGTAGCGTAACCATGGTGTTAGCTGTTGAAGCGGGTCACCGGATGGACCGCAAGGATGTTGAGAAGTATATGTTATGGACTATCTTAGGCGGTTTCACCTTTCTGGGTAGTCAGGCATGGGAGTGGAGTCACTTTATCCACGGTACAGAGACTGGCACAACAATCACCGAACTGATAAATGGCCAGGCTATTCAACGCACTATTTTCGGGGCTAACCTTGTCGAAAATCAGTATGGACCACCTGCCTTCGCTGACCTGTTTTTCTTTATTACGGGTTTCCACGGAACGCACGTATTTAGTGGAGTGGTCCTGAATATCCTGATTTTCTATCGGGCATCAACTGGCCTTTATGAGCGTCGTGGCCATTATGAAATGGTTGAGAAAGTTGGTCTGTACTGGCACTTTGTTGATCTGGTTTGGGTATTTGTCTTTACATTTTTCTATCTGGTTTAA
- a CDS encoding conserved hypothetical protein (KEGG: rso:RS02124 hypothetical protein), protein MSDHSHGTHEVGEIPPANTGLIWRTFFILSAITAVEFTLAYFMKAGGLRTSIFVIMTLIKAFYIVGEFMHLKHEVKSLIWAIVIPIVFIIWLLVALLTEGGSIFQLR, encoded by the coding sequence ATGTCTGATCATTCACACGGAACCCACGAGGTTGGTGAAATTCCACCAGCAAATACAGGCCTTATCTGGCGCACCTTTTTTATTCTGTCGGCAATAACTGCCGTTGAATTTACCCTGGCTTACTTTATGAAGGCAGGAGGTTTGAGAACGTCGATCTTCGTAATCATGACGTTGATAAAAGCCTTCTACATTGTTGGTGAGTTTATGCACTTGAAGCACGAGGTTAAAAGCCTTATCTGGGCGATTGTTATCCCGATTGTCTTTATCATCTGGTTGCTTGTAGCACTGTTAACTGAAGGCGGTTCTATTTTTCAATTACGATAA
- a CDS encoding electron transport protein SCO1/SenC (PFAM: electron transport protein SCO1/SenC~KEGG: afw:Anae109_2865 electron transport protein SCO1/SenC) → MTVTRKAGILLTTLLVPALLYVFLRFGTQNHYVLPRYLPKIDSTNGEPLMGKVTMPDGSQETDTIFNQIPPFKLIDQDGKTVDQSIVKNKIYVADFFFTRCGTICPRISSQLTRVQDIFRKNPDIVFLSHTVDPEHDRPEQLKAYATKYEAIPGKWYFLTGDKADIYDLAMHGYYLPTVDAGVKEGKPDETFIHSEKLVLVDKQGIVRGFYDGTDKEDVDRLVLEIRILLDIYSKE, encoded by the coding sequence ATGACGGTTACTCGAAAAGCCGGGATCCTGCTCACTACGTTGCTGGTCCCGGCTTTGCTGTATGTATTCCTTAGATTTGGAACACAGAATCACTATGTGCTGCCCCGCTATTTACCCAAGATCGACTCGACTAACGGCGAGCCTTTAATGGGTAAAGTTACCATGCCTGATGGTAGTCAGGAAACAGATACCATTTTTAACCAGATACCGCCCTTCAAACTGATTGACCAGGATGGGAAAACGGTAGATCAGTCCATCGTAAAGAACAAAATCTACGTTGCTGATTTCTTCTTTACTAGGTGCGGAACTATATGTCCTCGGATTTCATCTCAACTGACCCGTGTGCAGGACATTTTTCGTAAGAATCCAGACATCGTTTTTCTCTCGCACACAGTTGATCCGGAACACGACCGGCCCGAGCAGCTAAAGGCATATGCAACCAAGTATGAAGCTATTCCAGGGAAGTGGTATTTTCTGACGGGTGATAAAGCGGATATCTACGATCTGGCTATGCATGGCTATTATTTGCCTACTGTAGATGCAGGCGTGAAAGAGGGTAAACCAGACGAAACTTTTATTCACAGCGAGAAGTTGGTATTGGTAGATAAACAGGGGATTGTCAGGGGGTTCTATGACGGGACGGACAAAGAAGACGTTGATCGTCTGGTTCTGGAAATCCGCATATTACTGGACATTTACAGCAAAGAATAA
- a CDS encoding protein of unknown function DUF420 (PFAM: protein of unknown function DUF420~KEGG: scl:sce6560 hypothetical protein) has protein sequence MEALKPVQEQKANRVINVLSIAIPVAVAVLLGIRQKIDLGSWTTILPHLNAVINSLTAILLLIGFYFIRQGNIAAHKRTMLMAFTLGSVFLVSYVLYHLTNQSTPFGGKGWIRPVYYFLLVSHIVLSIVVVWFVLRAVYYALSGQIDKHKQTVKYAFPIWLYVSITGVIVYFLIEPYYIY, from the coding sequence ATGGAAGCGTTGAAGCCCGTTCAGGAACAAAAAGCTAATCGGGTTATTAATGTGCTCTCGATAGCGATTCCCGTTGCCGTTGCCGTTTTGCTCGGTATTCGGCAAAAAATTGATTTAGGTAGCTGGACTACCATTTTGCCCCACTTAAATGCAGTAATAAATTCGCTAACGGCAATACTGCTGCTAATTGGATTTTACTTTATACGTCAGGGGAATATAGCGGCCCATAAACGGACTATGTTAATGGCATTTACACTGGGCTCCGTATTCCTAGTCAGTTACGTGCTCTATCATTTAACAAACCAGTCGACGCCATTTGGCGGTAAGGGGTGGATAAGACCGGTATATTACTTTTTGCTGGTATCTCATATCGTTCTCTCCATTGTTGTTGTTTGGTTTGTACTACGAGCCGTTTATTATGCATTAAGTGGTCAAATTGACAAACACAAACAAACTGTAAAGTACGCCTTCCCAATTTGGCTGTACGTGAGCATAACGGGTGTGATCGTCTATTTTTTGATTGAACCTTATTACATTTATTAA
- a CDS encoding hypothetical protein (KEGG: rpe:RPE_4757 protein of unknown function DUF983), translating to MEDVSKSQAALKGLCPRCRQGKIFKKPFYSPTGFDEMYELCPHCGLRYEIEPGYFIGAMYVSYAISGGVALVLGFLIFYLGGDPDGWVYASIIAPVMIVIAPVNFRISRVIWLHYVAGIKYIKGL from the coding sequence ATGGAAGACGTCTCGAAATCGCAGGCCGCGTTAAAAGGGCTTTGTCCTAGGTGCAGACAAGGTAAAATATTTAAAAAGCCTTTCTATTCGCCCACTGGCTTTGATGAGATGTACGAGTTGTGCCCTCATTGCGGACTACGTTATGAAATTGAACCCGGTTATTTTATCGGTGCCATGTACGTAAGTTATGCCATATCTGGTGGGGTTGCGCTAGTTTTGGGCTTTTTAATATTTTATTTAGGTGGCGATCCGGATGGATGGGTGTATGCCAGCATCATAGCGCCAGTCATGATTGTGATTGCGCCGGTTAACTTCCGAATATCACGAGTTATCTGGCTTCATTATGTTGCCGGCATCAAATACATAAAAGGGCTGTAA
- a CDS encoding RNA polymerase, sigma-24 subunit, ECF subfamily (TIGRFAM: RNA polymerase sigma factor, sigma-70 family~PFAM: Sigma-70 region 4 type 2; sigma-70 region 2 domain protein~KEGG: pha:PSHAa2438 RNA polymerase sigma factor) — protein sequence MLRLIPFFTTEAKLIGALKRGESRAHKVIYERYAGKMLAVCTRYCANRADAEEVMLDGFMKVFEKIEQFREDGSFEGWIRRIMVTESLMFLRKAKQWRQEVSLDEVIVEPDYEWADTAVNENDLLRMVNQMPDGYRTVFNLYAIEGYSHAEIAEMLGISEGTSKSQLSRARLLLQTNLKKLEQETRSEPYEKAYRKAAS from the coding sequence ATGCTTCGACTTATACCGTTTTTTACAACAGAAGCTAAGCTGATTGGAGCGCTGAAACGGGGCGAAAGCCGCGCGCACAAGGTCATCTATGAACGGTATGCCGGTAAAATGCTAGCTGTTTGTACGCGTTATTGTGCAAACAGAGCTGATGCAGAAGAAGTGATGCTGGACGGCTTTATGAAAGTTTTTGAGAAAATAGAGCAGTTTAGAGAGGATGGTAGTTTTGAAGGGTGGATCAGACGTATTATGGTGACAGAATCGTTGATGTTCCTGCGGAAAGCAAAACAATGGCGACAGGAAGTATCCCTTGACGAAGTGATCGTTGAGCCGGACTACGAGTGGGCCGATACCGCTGTGAATGAAAACGATTTGTTACGGATGGTGAATCAAATGCCCGATGGCTATCGTACTGTGTTTAACCTTTATGCAATTGAGGGGTACTCACACGCTGAAATAGCAGAAATGCTTGGCATTTCGGAGGGGACGTCAAAGTCTCAACTGAGTCGTGCGCGGCTGTTACTGCAAACGAATTTAAAGAAATTGGAACAGGAAACTCGGTCTGAACCCTATGAAAAAGCATACAGAAAAGCCGCCAGTTGA
- a CDS encoding hypothetical protein (KEGG: dal:Dalk_5199 hypothetical protein) encodes MKKHTEKPPVDDLFARKLGNMSLPPSADGFARLQARMNQQKPEPRLVFWRNPIVQPYMAAAACLALVCLFGWLYWPSGPDSKPGHNELAVNKKSAEQKGVQAQHASANQPETKKVVEAPAGLESITNSEQVASTNKAVKEKRENLVSRTPQGANAADIELSGMKQIESEPVIAQTKTVENRGNVTNPVSINVTPMETAKADHVAEVKAVAKPAPSVERVLEVTIAEPQTLLAARQEAKAIVEEKAVIAQNDKAEKETKASLWQQVKRIKQGEIFARQDDITNEDRSLLGRAYSGLKHSLDKEKAAKQ; translated from the coding sequence ATGAAAAAGCATACAGAAAAGCCGCCAGTTGACGATTTGTTTGCCCGTAAGCTGGGTAACATGTCGCTGCCGCCCAGTGCCGATGGCTTTGCGCGGTTACAGGCGCGTATGAATCAGCAGAAACCGGAACCCAGGCTGGTCTTTTGGCGGAACCCGATTGTGCAACCCTATATGGCAGCAGCGGCCTGCCTGGCACTGGTTTGCCTGTTTGGGTGGCTCTATTGGCCATCCGGGCCTGATAGTAAGCCGGGGCATAACGAGCTGGCAGTAAACAAAAAAAGCGCTGAACAGAAGGGTGTACAGGCTCAGCACGCATCGGCCAATCAGCCAGAGACCAAGAAAGTCGTTGAAGCCCCAGCTGGACTGGAGTCTATCACAAACTCGGAACAGGTTGCCAGTACGAATAAAGCAGTCAAAGAAAAAAGAGAAAATCTGGTTTCGAGAACCCCACAGGGCGCCAACGCAGCGGATATTGAACTGTCAGGAATGAAGCAAATAGAGAGCGAACCAGTAATTGCCCAGACAAAAACTGTTGAAAACAGAGGAAACGTTACAAACCCGGTTTCGATCAACGTAACCCCAATGGAAACGGCAAAAGCTGACCATGTTGCAGAGGTTAAAGCTGTGGCTAAACCCGCCCCATCTGTTGAACGTGTTCTGGAAGTAACCATTGCCGAGCCTCAGACGCTGCTTGCAGCCCGCCAGGAAGCAAAAGCCATTGTTGAAGAAAAAGCAGTAATAGCCCAGAATGATAAGGCAGAGAAAGAAACAAAGGCAAGTCTGTGGCAACAGGTGAAGCGCATTAAACAAGGGGAAATATTTGCCCGCCAGGACGATATAACTAACGAAGATCGTAGCTTGCTCGGGCGGGCGTATAGTGGCTTAAAACATAGTTTAGATAAAGAGAAAGCAGCGAAGCAATGA
- a CDS encoding epimerase (KEGG: vfi:VF_1388 epimerase), which produces MPDKTITILGCGWLGLPLGRALATGGFQVKGSTTTPEKLTRLEQASIEGHLLRLNPEPEGELSILLQADVLVIDIPPRAGKQGDDFHPAQINHLANAIRQSSIKHVIYVSSTSVYPELNRVAVEEDVQEPEQSASPALVQAEQYVQRLAPDRLVTIVRCGGLMGYDRIPGKYVAGRTVDSGAVPVNYLHRNDAVGLLKAIITQSLTGVYNAVSPEHPTREAIYRKSCADFGYALPTFIDPVSPVPYKVISPEKIISDTGYLFQYPNPLSFLYSSGA; this is translated from the coding sequence ATGCCGGATAAAACAATTACCATTCTTGGCTGTGGCTGGCTTGGATTACCACTCGGTAGGGCTCTTGCGACAGGAGGTTTCCAGGTGAAAGGAAGTACCACAACACCAGAAAAGCTTACCAGACTTGAACAGGCGTCTATAGAAGGACACCTGCTTCGATTGAATCCTGAACCGGAAGGTGAGTTGAGTATACTTCTGCAAGCTGATGTACTAGTAATCGATATTCCGCCCAGAGCCGGTAAACAAGGCGATGACTTCCATCCTGCTCAGATTAACCATCTGGCTAATGCCATTCGGCAATCATCGATAAAGCATGTTATATATGTAAGCTCTACATCGGTCTATCCCGAATTGAACCGGGTAGCTGTGGAGGAGGATGTTCAAGAGCCGGAGCAATCGGCTTCTCCGGCTTTAGTACAGGCAGAGCAATATGTGCAACGTTTAGCACCCGACCGATTGGTTACCATCGTTCGGTGCGGTGGATTGATGGGTTACGATCGTATACCCGGCAAATACGTTGCAGGACGCACTGTTGATAGTGGAGCGGTACCTGTTAACTATCTGCACCGAAATGATGCTGTAGGCCTTTTAAAAGCGATTATAACGCAATCCCTGACTGGAGTTTATAATGCCGTTTCTCCCGAACACCCAACGCGGGAGGCTATCTACCGCAAAAGCTGTGCAGATTTTGGTTACGCACTGCCAACCTTCATTGATCCGGTAAGCCCGGTACCATACAAAGTGATTTCACCAGAAAAAATCATTTCCGACACGGGCTACCTGTTCCAGTATCCAAACCCATTGAGTTTTTTATATAGCTCAGGAGCGTAG
- a CDS encoding Glycosyl transferase-like protein UDP- glucuronosyltransferase (KEGG: pca:Pcar_2842 UDP-glucuronosyltransferase- like protein), protein MRVLFLVQGEGRGHLTQALSLAQILQMAGHEVIGAIVGVTTERSVPGFFTEKFTAPILPIFSPGLVYNAGTNALDPFKTTLLALKTMKPFWRSLQQVRDHIETERPDVVVNFYEMLGGMTYALLCPSVPMVCIAHQYMAFHPNFQRPKGQWFYEQAFKVNTRLTCFGAKELLALSFDEQADEPRERLRVVPPLLRQEVTELTPTFSADFLLAYVTQPGLKVELQKAHQQHPAQKMDAFHADATGPNQVIDDTLTYHAIDGKRFLEFMARCKAIVTTAGFESVCEAAYLGKPALMIPQPNHFEQACNAIDGQRAGVGIASDTFDLNKLSEFLPEYDTQLSERFRAWHARGYFMFLAALNRAVTPTSKPSGGFFWPRVRHLLRS, encoded by the coding sequence ATGCGCGTTTTATTTTTAGTGCAAGGCGAAGGTCGGGGTCATTTAACACAGGCTCTGTCGCTGGCCCAGATTTTACAGATGGCTGGTCATGAAGTGATTGGTGCCATTGTTGGCGTTACGACTGAGCGAAGCGTTCCTGGTTTTTTTACAGAGAAGTTCACAGCGCCTATCCTACCCATATTTAGCCCGGGCCTTGTTTATAATGCAGGCACCAATGCACTGGACCCGTTTAAGACTACTTTGCTGGCACTTAAAACGATGAAGCCATTCTGGCGTAGTTTACAACAAGTACGCGATCATATTGAGACTGAGCGCCCCGACGTAGTTGTTAACTTCTATGAAATGTTGGGCGGAATGACCTATGCCCTTTTGTGCCCTTCTGTACCGATGGTCTGTATTGCGCATCAGTACATGGCATTTCATCCTAATTTTCAGCGCCCCAAAGGCCAATGGTTTTATGAACAGGCGTTTAAAGTAAACACCCGGCTAACTTGTTTTGGCGCTAAGGAATTGCTGGCGCTTTCATTTGATGAGCAGGCCGACGAACCGCGTGAGCGGCTGCGGGTGGTTCCTCCGTTGCTTCGTCAGGAGGTTACAGAACTTACACCAACGTTCTCTGCTGATTTCCTACTGGCTTACGTAACTCAGCCTGGCCTGAAAGTTGAGTTACAGAAAGCGCATCAGCAACATCCGGCACAAAAGATGGATGCTTTTCACGCAGATGCAACCGGGCCAAATCAGGTTATTGACGATACGCTTACCTATCATGCGATAGATGGCAAACGATTTCTGGAGTTTATGGCTCGCTGCAAAGCGATTGTCACCACGGCTGGCTTCGAATCCGTTTGTGAAGCAGCTTATCTGGGAAAACCAGCTTTGATGATTCCGCAACCGAATCACTTCGAGCAGGCTTGTAACGCCATTGATGGACAGCGGGCGGGTGTTGGGATTGCCTCGGATACGTTCGATCTGAACAAGCTGTCGGAATTTCTGCCTGAGTACGACACCCAGTTGAGTGAGCGATTCCGGGCTTGGCACGCACGGGGCTACTTTATGTTTTTGGCCGCGCTAAACCGGGCAGTTACGCCCACCAGTAAACCGTCGGGTGGCTTTTTTTGGCCGCGCGTGCGGCATCTGCTACGCTCCTGA
- a CDS encoding metallophosphoesterase (PFAM: metallophosphoesterase~KEGG: bph:Bphy_2027 metallophosphoesterase) has protein sequence MKSSTHFRTIVMSDIHLGTAGSKAKEATEFLRNYSCQKLILNGDIIDGWQLKQYGTWKKKHTAFFKTVLKQIVHYDTKVIYLRGNHDDFLDQVMPLKVGRNFSIRKDYTLASGTQKFYVTHGDVFDSITSQMKWLAYLGDIGYTFLLWVNKFYNHYRTWRGLPYYSLSQEIKSRIKKAVSYISDYEQKLTELARARHCDGVICGHIHQPAIREFDGVIYMNSGDWVESLSALVEDHTGNWSLVYYTCDLSDDGPEASPTNVNSQPVQSSKSVQIN, from the coding sequence ATGAAATCAAGTACGCACTTCCGCACAATTGTTATGTCGGACATTCACCTGGGCACCGCCGGGTCGAAGGCCAAAGAGGCTACTGAGTTTTTGCGTAATTACTCCTGTCAAAAACTTATTCTCAATGGCGACATCATTGACGGTTGGCAGCTGAAGCAGTACGGTACCTGGAAAAAGAAACATACCGCTTTTTTTAAAACGGTTTTAAAGCAAATCGTTCATTACGATACGAAAGTTATCTATCTGCGAGGCAACCACGACGACTTTCTCGATCAGGTGATGCCGCTCAAAGTAGGCAGAAACTTTTCGATTCGGAAAGATTATACCCTGGCTTCCGGTACCCAAAAGTTTTACGTTACCCACGGCGATGTATTTGATTCCATTACCTCGCAAATGAAGTGGCTGGCTTACCTGGGCGACATTGGCTACACCTTTCTGTTATGGGTGAATAAATTTTACAATCATTACCGCACCTGGCGGGGACTACCCTACTATTCGCTTTCTCAAGAGATAAAATCCCGCATTAAAAAAGCCGTTAGCTACATCTCCGACTACGAACAGAAGCTAACCGAACTAGCCCGCGCCCGTCATTGCGACGGCGTTATTTGCGGCCATATTCACCAGCCAGCCATCCGAGAATTCGATGGCGTCATTTACATGAATTCCGGCGACTGGGTTGAATCCCTCAGCGCTTTAGTCGAAGATCATACCGGCAACTGGAGCCTGGTGTACTACACCTGCGATTTAAGCGACGATGGCCCGGAAGCCAGTCCTACTAATGTGAATAGTCAACCCGTTCAGAGCAGCAAATCCGTTCAGATAAATTAA